Proteins found in one Pseudorasbora parva isolate DD20220531a chromosome 11, ASM2467924v1, whole genome shotgun sequence genomic segment:
- the ccdc160 gene encoding coiled-coil domain-containing protein 160 homolog, translating into MKTMETNQNPEHESSARDDHHWVEKLFPPHFTFQNLLENQTNTNEQCNSSTKSPSTHYTDVDEPKRSHRRQIYLTALKEVQHTDRLQKEKALAKRIIRHEQSVDGPNSDQSETAGHMCIWNEMDISKLRTGFAEAKRDRWRLKQKLICTEEQLKAEHEQRMKLQGLVEKLEEQLSLSKKLATRQALMINYMKSESQKMNVQLHKLTTQVTGKEEEAERWRTMLKKAKEDTQQTAQERSNLMWELERVQAQWKSEGDRLEKAARIENEAVLLRLQRELEQTQADLQAERDSHARSRSALTLLRRHFSNQ; encoded by the coding sequence ATGAAGACCATGGAAACTAATCAAAACCCAGAACATGAGTCCAGCGCCAGAGATGACCATCACTGGGTGGAGAAACTGTTTCCTCCTCATTTCACTTTCCAAAACCTGCTTGAAAACCAGACCAACACGAATGAACAATGCAACAGCTCCACAAAATCACCATCAACCCACTATACAGATGTGGATGAACCTAAGAGGAGCCACAGAAGGCAGATCTACCTGACAGCTCTGAAAGAGGTTCAGCACACTGACAGGCTGCAAAAGGAGAAAGCCCTGGCTAAGAGAATTATTAGGCATGAGCAGTCTGTAGATGGACCAAACTCTGACCAGAGTGAGACTGCAGGACATATGTGCATTTGGAATGAGATGGACATCAGCAAACTACGGACTGGGTTTGCAGAAGCGAAGAGGGACAGATGGCGACTAAAGCAAAAGCTCATTTGTACAGAGGAGCAGCTTAAGGCAGAACATGAACAAAGGATGAAGCTGCAAGGCCTGGTGGAAAAGCTTGAGGAGCAGTTAAGCCTTTCCAAAAAATTGGCTACACGTCAGGCCCTCATGATAAATTATATGAAGTCTGAGAGCCAAAAAATGAATGTTCAGTTACATAAGCTGACTACACAGGTCACGGGAAAGGAAGAAGAGGCAGAAAGGTGGAGAACAATGCTGAAAAAAGCAAAAGAGGACACGCAGCAGACCGCACAGGAGCGCTCCAACCTCATGTGGGAACTGGAAAGGGTGCAAGCGCAATGGAAGTCCGAAGGAGATAGGCTGGAAAAAGCAGCTCGGATAGAAAACGAGGCTGTGCTCCTGAGGCTTCAGAGGGAGTTGGAGCAGACCCAGGCTGACCTGCAAGCTGAGAGAGACAGTCACGCAAGGAGCCGCTCCGCTCTCACGCTCTTACGCAGACACTTCAGCAACCAATGA